The following are encoded in a window of Balaenoptera ricei isolate mBalRic1 chromosome 1, mBalRic1.hap2, whole genome shotgun sequence genomic DNA:
- the B3GALT2 gene encoding beta-1,3-galactosyltransferase 2: MLQWRRRHCCLAKLSWNAKRSLFRTHLIGVLSLVFLFAVFLFFNHHDWLPGRTGFKENPVTYAFRGFRSTQSETNHSSLRNIWKEAVPQTLRPQTATNSNNTDLSPQGVTGLENTLSANGSIYNEKGTGHPNSYHFKYLINEPEKCQEKSPFLILLIAAEPGQIEARRAIRQTWGNESLAPGIQIIRIFLLGVSIKLNGYLQRAILEESRQYHDIIQQEYLDTYYNLTIKTLMGMNWVATYCPHIPYVMKTDSDMFVNTEYLILKLLKPDLPPRHNYFTGYLMRGYAPNRNKDSKWYMPPDLYPSERYPVFCSGTGYVFSGDLAEKIFKVSLSIRRLHLEDVYVGICLAKLRIDPVPPPNEFVFNHWRVSYSSCKYSHLITSHQFQPSELIKYWNHLQQNKHNACANAAKEKAGRYRHRKLH; this comes from the coding sequence ATGCTTCAGTGGAGAAGAAGACACTGCTGCCTTGCAAAGCTGAGCTGGAATGCCAAGAGGTCTCTGTTCCGCACCCATCTTATTGGTGtactttctcttgtgtttctgtttgccgtgtttttgtttttcaatcatCACGACTGGCTGCCAGGCAGAACTGGATTCAAAGAAAACCCTGTGACATACGCTTTCCGTGGATTTCGTTCCACACAGAGTGAGACAAACCACAGCTCTCTTCGGAACATCTGGAAAGAAGCAGTCCCGCAGACTCTGAGGCCGCAAACAGCAACTAACTCCAATAACACAGATTTGTCACCACAAGGAGTTACAGGGCTGGAGAATACACTCAGTGCCAATGGAAGTATTTACAATGAAAAAGGCACTGGACATCCAAATTCTTACCATTTCAAATACCTTATCAATGAACCTGAAAAATGCCAGGAGAAAAGCCCTTTTTTAATACTACTAATAGCTGCAGAACCTGGACAGATAGAAGCTAGAAGAGCTATTCGTCAAACTTGGGGCAATGAAAGTCTAGCACCTGGTATCCAAATCATACGAATTTTTTTGTTGGGTGTAAGTATTAAGTTAAATGGCTACCTTCAACGTGCAATACTGGAAGAAAGCAGACAATACCACGATATAATTCAACAGGAATATTTAGATACATACTATAATCTGACCATTAAAACACTAATGGGCATGAACTGGGTTGCCACATACTGTCCACATATTCCATATGTTATGAAAACTGACAGTGACATGTTTGTCAACACCGAATATTTAATACTTAAGTTACTGAAGCCAGACCTGCCTCCTAGACATAACTATTTTACTGGTTACCTAATGAGGGGATACGCACCCAACAGAAACAAAGACAGCAAGTGGTACATGCCACCAGACCTCTACCCAAGTGAGCGCTATCCTGTCTTCTGTTCCGGGACTGGTTATGTTTTTTCTGGAGATCTGGCAGAGAAGATATTTAAAGTTTCTTTAAGCATACGTCGTTTGCACTTGGAAGATGTATATGTAGGGATCTGTCTTGCCAAGTTGAGAATTGATCCTGTCCCCCCTCCCAATGAGTTTGTGTTCAATCACTGGCGAGTTTCTTATTCAAGCTGTAAATACAGCCACCTAATTACCTCTCATCAGTTCCAGCCTAGTGAACTGATAAAATACTGGAACCATTTACAACAAAATAAGCACAACGCTTGTGCCaatgcagcaaaagaaaaagcagGCAGGTATCGCCACCGCAAACTCCACTAG